One segment of Cynocephalus volans isolate mCynVol1 chromosome 8, mCynVol1.pri, whole genome shotgun sequence DNA contains the following:
- the LOC134384289 gene encoding LOW QUALITY PROTEIN: Fc receptor-like protein 2 (The sequence of the model RefSeq protein was modified relative to this genomic sequence to represent the inferred CDS: substituted 1 base at 1 genomic stop codon) — translation MLLWPLLLVLVPDRGESNWLILQAPHSIFEGDKVILRCRGRQEKKSETIYYKDERKVGVFTRNSTFSIPRAISSDNGLYKCTASQKSYGWKKTSNLVRIIVEELFLLPVLSVSTARPTEGSLATLTCETRLSPQRSDVQLQFRFFSDVQALGSGWSSSSELQIPTMCSEDSGSYWYEAESMTSHVQKQSQRFQMFVQRIPVSRVLMETQPPGAQVVEGETLVLVCSVAEGTGNTTFSWHRENKKESLGRKTQHSQRAEPKVPVIRESHAGGYYCTADNSHDPVQSEVVNITVRGNPFVFLVPVSRPFLTFRAPRAQAVVGGVMXLHCESLRGSPSILYWLYHKPVTLGNSSAPSGGGVSFNLSLTTEHSGSYSCEAANGLGSKRSEVETLSVTGALAETELWATERLMSPSRGKTPRVPVYEKGNLSSPEVQEKINSNSPSLVQGLDPVYSNGEYACQVWIVHQGQEGAGELWGSASDSDDVFARAGGRPAAGVAEPSRVVAAAPLALHTRREQHPGTPPEGKDSSIFYSKVKQQQLPGASAEQAKA, via the exons ATGCTGCTGTGGCCTTTGCTGCTGGTTCTAG TTCCTGACAGAGGAGAGTCCA ACTGGCTGATTCTCCAGGCTCCACACTCTATCTTTGAAGGCGATAAAGTAATTCTGAGATGCCggggaaggcaggaaaagaaatcagaaacaaTTTACtacaaagatgaaagaaaagttgGTGTTTTTACAAGAAACTCAACTTTCTCCATACCAAGAGCCATCTCTAGCGACAATGGCTTGTACAAGTGCACTGCTTCTCAGAAAAGTTATGGATGGAAAAAAACTTCAAATCTTGTAAGGATTATAGTTGAAG agCTGTTTTTACTTCCTGTACTGTCAGTCAGCACCGCCAGGCCCACGGAGGGGAGCCTCGCGACCCTGACCTGTGAGACCCGGCTCTCTCCACAGAGGTCAGATGTCCAGCTCCAGTTCCGCTTCTTCAGCGATGTCCAGGCACTGGGGTCAGGCTGGAGCAGCTCCTCGGAGCTCCAGATCCCCACCATGTGCAGTGAAGACTCAGGGTCCTACTGGTATGAGGCAGAGTCCATGACTTCTCATGTTCAGAAACAGAGTCAAAGATTCCAGATGTTTGTGCAGA GGATCCCTGTGTCTAGAGTGCTCATGGAGACCCAGCCCCCAGGGGCCCAGGTGGTTGAAGGGGAGACTCTGGTCCTTGTCTGTTCTGTGGCTGAAGGAACAGGAAACACCACATTCTCCTggcacagagaaaacaaaaaggagagTCTGGGGAGGAAAACTCAGCATTCCCAGAGAGCAGAACCGAAGGTCCCTGTCATTAGGGAGAGCCATGCTGGGGGATACTACTGTACAGCTGACAACAGCCACGACCCCGTGCAGAGTGAGGTGGTGAATATCACTGTGAGAGGTAA CCCTTTTGTCTTCCTCGTTCCAGTGTCTCGCCCTTTCCTCACCTTCAGGGCCCCCAGGGCCCAGGCTGTGGTTGGGGGTGTGATGTAGCTTCACTGTGAGTCCCTGAGAGGCTCTCCCTCAATCCTGTACTGGCTTTATCACAAGCCTGTTACCCTGGGGAATAGCTCGGCCCCCTCTGGAGGAGGGGTGTCCTTCAACCTCTCCCTGACCACAGAACATTCTGGAAGCTACTCCTGTGAGGCTGCCAATGGGCTGGGGTCCAAGCGCAGTGAGGTGGAGACACTCAGTGTCACAGGGGCGTTGGCTGAGACTGAGCTATGGGCCACAGAAAGACTTATGTCTCCCTCCAGAGGAAAGACTCCAAGAGTGCCAGTCTATGAAAAGGG GAACCTTTCCAGCCCAGAAGTCCAGGAGAAGATCAACTCCAACTCACCTTCCCTGGTGCAGGGACTGGACCCTGTGTACAGCAATGGTGAGTACGCCTGTCAG GTCTGGATTGTCCATCAGGGACAGGAGGGTGCAGGTGAGCTTTGGGGTAGTGCATCTGACTCTGATGATGTCTTTGCCAGAGCTGGGGGGAGGCCTGCTGCCGGTGTGGCAGAGCCCTCGAGAGTGGTGGCTGCTGCCCCATTGGCACTACACACCAGAAGAGAAC AGCACCCGGGAACACCTCCAGAAGGCAAG GATTCCTCCATTTTCTATTCCAAGgtgaagcagcagcagctcccAGGAGCCTCAGCTGAGCAGGCCAAGGCATGA